A genome region from Schlesneria paludicola DSM 18645 includes the following:
- a CDS encoding DUF4177 domain-containing protein, which produces MSTQWEYQTLKLQTEFGYTTGTDFDSSGFQVKLNQHGEQGWELVSVCPIEKVRGGAKFLIAVMKRPR; this is translated from the coding sequence ATGTCCACGCAATGGGAATATCAGACGCTGAAGCTGCAGACAGAGTTCGGCTACACCACCGGAACCGATTTTGATTCGAGCGGCTTTCAGGTCAAACTCAATCAACATGGCGAACAGGGGTGGGAACTCGTTTCCGTCTGCCCCATCGAAAAAGTCCGAGGGGGCGCGAAATTCCTGATTGCGGTCATGAAAAGACCAAGGTAA
- a CDS encoding TrkH family potassium uptake protein, translated as MIGQKQSVVRKWDFTVGRLPWWKRLTPPQLFVGSFALLVAFGTIGFKCLPGLYTGAPLTWEESLFTTTSAVCVTGLIVVDTATRFTPLGQAYVLLLIQLGGLGVIAFTSLVMVILGKRLSLRHESLASASASAATSLEPRQLVFDVVRFTIYIEAAGAALLYLIWVPRLGWRGAIWPAVFHSISAFCNAGFSTFSDSLIGYQESPATLIVISALIVAGGLGFLTLEELAPFVQPHWHKQKFRVSINSRLVLITTTILVFGGAAACAILEWNQTLKDLPTGDRLANALFMSVTARTAGFNSIDYAKASDSTNFLTILLMTIGGSPGSTAGGIKTTTFALLGLLAWSRMKGDDPIHIFGRSLPKDTIDRAVGLSVISFTTVTVGILFLAVTERGTETGGFLDRMFEAVSAFNTVGVSTGITANLSSAGKGIIITLMFVGRVGPLSAAAILARPAKTMARFRYAYEDVMVG; from the coding sequence ATGATCGGTCAGAAACAGTCCGTCGTCCGGAAATGGGATTTTACCGTCGGACGCCTTCCCTGGTGGAAGCGATTGACGCCACCTCAATTGTTCGTGGGCTCCTTTGCGCTGCTCGTTGCATTTGGCACGATCGGCTTCAAGTGCCTGCCCGGACTCTACACTGGCGCGCCTCTGACCTGGGAAGAATCGCTTTTTACGACGACAAGCGCGGTCTGCGTGACCGGGTTGATTGTGGTCGACACAGCCACTCGTTTTACGCCGCTCGGTCAGGCTTATGTGCTCTTGCTGATTCAGTTGGGCGGGCTGGGGGTCATCGCCTTTACCAGTCTTGTCATGGTGATCCTGGGCAAGCGACTTTCGTTGCGGCACGAGTCGCTGGCGAGTGCCTCTGCGAGTGCCGCCACATCTCTCGAACCGCGACAACTGGTGTTCGATGTCGTTCGCTTTACGATCTATATCGAAGCGGCCGGTGCCGCGCTGCTGTATCTGATCTGGGTCCCTCGTCTGGGTTGGCGTGGAGCGATCTGGCCGGCCGTATTCCATTCGATCAGTGCCTTCTGCAATGCGGGTTTTTCGACATTCTCGGATTCGTTGATTGGCTATCAGGAATCTCCCGCAACACTGATTGTGATTTCGGCCTTGATCGTGGCAGGCGGTCTTGGTTTCTTGACGCTCGAAGAGCTCGCCCCATTTGTTCAACCTCACTGGCATAAACAGAAGTTCCGCGTATCGATCAACTCGCGGCTGGTACTGATCACAACCACGATCCTGGTTTTCGGTGGCGCGGCCGCCTGCGCGATCCTGGAGTGGAATCAAACTTTGAAAGATCTGCCGACCGGGGACCGTCTGGCCAATGCACTCTTTATGAGCGTCACGGCGCGAACGGCGGGGTTCAATTCCATCGACTATGCAAAGGCTTCAGACAGCACCAATTTCTTAACCATCCTGCTGATGACGATCGGGGGTTCGCCCGGGTCGACCGCGGGGGGGATTAAAACGACGACCTTCGCGTTGCTGGGCTTGCTCGCCTGGTCGCGGATGAAGGGGGACGATCCAATTCATATTTTTGGACGCTCGCTTCCCAAAGATACGATTGATCGAGCCGTTGGCCTGAGCGTCATTTCGTTTACCACTGTCACAGTCGGAATTCTGTTTCTGGCGGTGACGGAACGCGGAACGGAAACGGGAGGTTTTCTCGATCGGATGTTCGAAGCGGTCAGCGCGTTCAATACGGTCGGTGTTTCAACAGGCATCACGGCCAACCTGTCTTCGGCGGGCAAGGGAATTATCATTACATTGATGTTTGTCGGTCGCGTTGGGCCGCTCAGTGCTGCGGCAATCCTCGCCCGCCCGGCGAAAACGATGGCACGTTTTCGCTACGCATACGAAGATGTCATGGTCGGATGA
- a CDS encoding DUF2946 family protein — translation MFGRLTHLVALVAMVAHIWVNLIVAPWHHLVAHQLPAAHAGDHDRASRVEHCHCHHHVHCKPASTATRSDQQSSQVPMAPHDDDSCPVCHVLTQSFAQIEIPPVLPTRESREQTPPVFVIQPSLGALIDPVSRGPPLV, via the coding sequence GTGTTTGGCCGTCTGACACATCTGGTTGCTCTAGTCGCCATGGTGGCCCACATTTGGGTCAACCTGATTGTGGCGCCGTGGCACCATTTGGTCGCGCATCAACTGCCCGCCGCCCACGCCGGTGATCACGACCGAGCCTCGCGTGTTGAACATTGTCATTGCCATCACCATGTTCACTGCAAGCCCGCTTCGACTGCGACGCGGTCCGATCAACAGTCGTCGCAGGTGCCGATGGCTCCGCACGATGACGATAGTTGTCCCGTTTGTCATGTTCTGACGCAATCGTTTGCGCAGATCGAGATTCCGCCTGTTCTGCCCACGCGTGAGAGTCGCGAACAGACTCCACCCGTGTTCGTGATCCAGCCATCGCTGGGGGCGTTGATCGACCCTGTATCGCGCGGACCACCATTGGTCTGA
- the ppk2 gene encoding polyphosphate kinase 2, which yields MVRNSSRPPDDTTSKPPASSKSAAARNGRKPRTVKKGDTVPELRASDIAKFEAGESVNAAQDALVEAVKDVVDITIPHDAASLARSLQAIVEGASPDDAALLRQVMQQVAVPESSKDVNPDAELAEDWRDGGYPYKNLLSRKSYETQKYHLQVELLKFQAWVKSAKQKVVILFEGRDAAGKGGTIKRFMEHLNPRGARVVALEKPSDVERGQWYFQRYVQHLPTAGEIVMFDRSWYNRAGVERVMGYCTNEEYSEFIRQAPEFERNLVRSGVHLVKFWFSVSQSEQRRRFEERKAHPLKQWKLSPVDLSSIDKWNDYTRAKEAMFFSTDTADAPWTVLKSDCKKRARLNAMRYVLHRLPYTNKDIKAIGPLDALLVGRANIVYERGENPAGVPVM from the coding sequence ATGGTCAGAAATTCATCACGACCTCCGGACGATACGACGTCCAAACCGCCCGCATCGTCGAAGTCAGCTGCGGCAAGAAATGGTCGTAAACCGCGAACCGTCAAAAAAGGGGACACCGTCCCCGAACTCCGGGCATCCGATATCGCCAAGTTCGAGGCAGGGGAATCGGTCAACGCCGCGCAAGACGCGCTGGTCGAAGCCGTCAAAGACGTTGTCGACATCACGATCCCGCATGACGCTGCCTCACTGGCCCGCTCCTTGCAAGCGATTGTGGAAGGAGCATCTCCCGATGACGCGGCATTGTTGCGACAAGTGATGCAGCAGGTCGCCGTTCCCGAGTCCAGCAAGGACGTGAATCCCGACGCAGAGTTGGCTGAAGACTGGCGAGACGGCGGGTATCCCTACAAGAACCTGCTGTCGCGGAAAAGTTATGAAACCCAGAAGTATCATCTTCAGGTCGAACTGCTGAAGTTTCAGGCCTGGGTCAAGTCCGCAAAACAGAAGGTTGTGATCTTGTTTGAGGGCCGCGATGCGGCCGGCAAGGGAGGAACCATTAAGCGGTTTATGGAACATCTCAATCCTCGCGGTGCCCGCGTTGTCGCTCTCGAAAAGCCCAGTGACGTCGAACGGGGACAATGGTACTTCCAGCGCTATGTGCAGCATCTTCCGACCGCCGGCGAAATCGTGATGTTCGATCGATCTTGGTACAACCGCGCGGGCGTCGAGCGAGTCATGGGGTATTGCACAAATGAGGAATACTCCGAATTTATTCGCCAGGCGCCCGAATTCGAACGGAATCTGGTTCGTAGCGGCGTGCATCTGGTCAAGTTCTGGTTCTCGGTCAGCCAGTCTGAGCAGCGACGACGATTCGAAGAACGAAAGGCCCATCCGTTAAAACAATGGAAACTGTCTCCGGTCGATCTGTCATCGATTGATAAATGGAATGACTACACACGAGCGAAAGAAGCCATGTTTTTCAGTACGGACACGGCGGATGCGCCGTGGACCGTGCTGAAGTCCGATTGCAAGAAGCGGGCTCGTCTTAATGCAATGCGATATGTGCTTCACCGCTTGCCGTACACGAACAAAGACATCAAAGCGATCGGCCCGCTTGATGCATTGCTCGTCGGCAGGGCCAATATCGTCTACGAGCGGGGTGAGAATCCGGCGGGCGTCCCGGTGATGTAA
- a CDS encoding PAS domain-containing sensor histidine kinase has product MTLEPRPEGADLRRRAELRLPNETPHANSLRSGEETERLLHELQVHQIELEMQNEELRESRLQLEKLTAQMTDLYDFAPIGYVTLGVDGVIKQANLAAAELIETERAQMVGRKLASFVLDMDRRAFKTKFMSIFDEDCPQTFDVCLKQKSGAVRIVQIRATRTPDAQECRAALIEITEQSQAQSALRESDQRFRAVIEALQEGFTLETPDEGVVLCNQSAWRILGLTHTQLMGRLMVDPQWRAVHEDGTVFPNDEFPAAVTMRDGIAQSQVVMGFDKPNGDLVWISVNSVPLNHQSLPRTVAVTFTDITDRKRIEKALAASQLRMEQLSRQLLTTRETELQALSRELHDEIGQLLTVMRMNLRRTQSLVDDEIRGRLDENISLIDQGIGRVRDLSLRLQPPHLKELGLVAALHWYLRHQGELTGIEIHLAVGDTEIDIPKELGFVCFRITQEAITNAIRHANMARAEVELRRDANQLVLTISDDGRGFDVDAAFERAAVGGSLGLINMSERARLAGGDLKVTSAPGAGTKIYAWFPFLPQD; this is encoded by the coding sequence ATGACCCTGGAGCCGCGACCGGAGGGGGCCGACCTGCGTCGCCGAGCAGAATTGCGTCTTCCCAATGAGACGCCGCACGCCAATTCGCTTCGCTCGGGCGAAGAGACTGAACGATTGCTGCACGAACTACAGGTTCACCAGATTGAACTGGAAATGCAGAATGAGGAACTGCGCGAATCGCGATTGCAGTTGGAAAAACTGACCGCGCAGATGACTGACCTCTATGACTTCGCCCCGATTGGTTATGTCACCTTGGGCGTGGATGGCGTCATCAAACAAGCGAACCTGGCGGCGGCGGAGCTCATTGAAACTGAACGTGCACAAATGGTTGGGCGAAAGCTGGCTTCGTTCGTGCTGGATATGGATCGCAGGGCATTCAAAACGAAGTTCATGAGCATTTTTGACGAGGATTGTCCGCAGACCTTCGACGTGTGTCTCAAGCAAAAATCAGGTGCCGTAAGGATTGTACAAATCCGGGCGACTCGCACGCCCGATGCACAGGAATGCCGCGCCGCGCTGATCGAGATCACGGAACAGTCACAGGCGCAATCGGCTTTGCGTGAGAGCGATCAACGCTTTCGTGCCGTGATCGAGGCGCTCCAGGAGGGGTTCACGCTCGAGACTCCCGATGAGGGGGTCGTGCTATGCAATCAGAGCGCATGGCGAATTCTGGGACTGACTCATACGCAGTTGATGGGACGTCTGATGGTGGACCCACAGTGGCGAGCCGTCCATGAAGACGGGACCGTGTTTCCTAACGATGAATTTCCCGCCGCAGTCACGATGCGTGATGGAATCGCCCAGAGTCAAGTCGTTATGGGATTTGATAAGCCGAATGGAGACTTGGTTTGGATCTCCGTCAATTCCGTTCCGCTGAATCATCAATCGCTACCCAGGACGGTGGCCGTGACATTCACGGACATTACTGATCGCAAGCGGATCGAAAAGGCGCTAGCGGCCAGTCAACTTCGCATGGAACAGCTCTCACGACAGCTTTTGACAACACGTGAGACCGAATTGCAGGCGTTGTCGCGCGAGCTGCATGATGAAATTGGACAGTTGTTGACAGTGATGAGAATGAACCTGCGAAGGACGCAGTCCCTCGTCGATGACGAGATTCGTGGACGACTCGATGAGAATATCTCCTTGATCGATCAGGGGATCGGCAGGGTTCGCGATCTGTCGCTCCGGTTGCAGCCACCGCATCTCAAAGAGTTGGGGCTTGTCGCCGCGTTACACTGGTATCTAAGGCACCAGGGGGAACTGACGGGAATCGAGATTCATCTGGCGGTGGGAGACACCGAAATCGACATTCCGAAAGAACTGGGGTTTGTCTGCTTTCGAATCACGCAAGAAGCGATCACCAATGCCATTCGCCATGCCAATATGGCGCGTGCGGAAGTCGAATTGCGACGCGATGCCAATCAACTGGTGCTGACAATCAGCGATGATGGACGCGGGTTCGATGTCGATGCGGCATTTGAGCGTGCCGCTGTGGGGGGCAGCCTGGGCCTGATCAATATGTCAGAGCGTGCACGACTGGCAGGAGGTGACCTGAAAGTGACCTCCGCACCCGGTGCCGGAACGAAAATCTATGCCTGGTTCCCGTTCCTTCCGCAAGATTGA
- a CDS encoding potassium channel family protein, which translates to MKRFVVVGLGNFGSSIAEALYGQGHEVIAVDPRPDAVDRVAAVVTRAAVADGKDQESLKRIGAKGADVGIVSTGDDITASILAAMALRDLDVKDVYAKVISRDHARVMERMGVTETVFPERDSALALASRLSGLAVLNYVRLGTGFSIQEMAVRDEWIGKSLRELELRKRYSISVIALHDMLTDEITSALDPDARLKESETLLVAGQDEFLARAARQS; encoded by the coding sequence ATGAAAAGGTTTGTGGTGGTGGGCTTGGGAAACTTCGGCAGCAGCATTGCCGAAGCGCTCTATGGTCAAGGGCATGAAGTGATCGCCGTCGATCCTCGTCCAGATGCTGTCGATCGTGTCGCGGCGGTGGTGACGCGGGCGGCGGTTGCCGATGGAAAAGATCAGGAATCGCTCAAACGCATCGGGGCGAAAGGCGCCGACGTCGGCATCGTCAGTACCGGCGACGATATTACCGCCAGTATTCTGGCCGCGATGGCGCTGCGCGATCTCGATGTCAAAGATGTGTACGCCAAAGTCATCTCGCGCGATCATGCTCGCGTGATGGAACGCATGGGGGTGACGGAAACCGTCTTTCCAGAACGTGACTCGGCACTGGCACTCGCCTCGCGCTTGTCGGGTTTGGCCGTGCTCAACTATGTCCGCCTGGGAACGGGGTTCAGTATTCAGGAAATGGCCGTCCGCGACGAATGGATTGGCAAGTCGCTGCGCGAACTGGAGCTTCGCAAACGATACTCCATTTCAGTGATTGCCCTCCATGATATGCTGACGGATGAAATCACGTCGGCCCTTGATCCCGACGCACGACTCAAGGAATCCGAGACGTTGCTGGTCGCGGGGCAGGACGAGTTCCTGGCACGCGCGGCCCGGCAGTCGTAA
- a CDS encoding Fur family transcriptional regulator produces the protein MKKKQAESGEIEAVAQLRQLLSDVGLRTTAARTAVLRWLQRSKAPATHAEIALDLVPLGFDKATVFRNLNDLSDVGLVTRSELGDRVWRFELRNPAHTDVPHPHFVCIDCGRIICLHDLDLPHSAKKELAPVGKVTEIMMRGRCVACG, from the coding sequence ATGAAAAAGAAACAGGCAGAGTCTGGCGAGATCGAAGCGGTTGCTCAATTGCGGCAACTGCTGTCGGACGTTGGCCTGCGGACGACGGCCGCAAGGACGGCGGTGCTGCGCTGGTTGCAACGTTCAAAAGCACCCGCCACCCATGCGGAAATTGCGTTGGATCTCGTTCCCCTCGGTTTTGATAAGGCAACCGTCTTCCGAAACCTGAACGACCTTTCGGACGTGGGGCTCGTGACACGTTCCGAGTTGGGTGACCGTGTCTGGCGATTTGAGCTTCGGAATCCAGCGCATACGGACGTTCCACATCCGCACTTCGTCTGTATCGATTGCGGTCGAATCATCTGTCTACATGACCTGGATTTGCCTCATTCGGCGAAGAAAGAGTTAGCCCCCGTGGGAAAAGTGACCGAGATTATGATGCGTGGGCGCTGCGTCGCATGCGGCTGA
- a CDS encoding fatty acid desaturase gives MDPHAKAILHTLPDDRRQRSTMVGVVLFTVCLCAWMICVLTVALAPIWLSVFASIVSGFAISTLFIVGHDACHGSLVPSRRLNRIIATLAFLPALHPFSTWKRNHNGMHHVWTNLKHEDPGYAPWSFDEFRRLPLIRRLMERVYRTRTTAGLGLFYFVEVWCKYQIFPGRAHGPANQHEFQRDRLLVTVFLIGQCAGMYLMASVTNRPSPVLFTIFAIVAPYAVFFSLMGFVTFQHHTHPEIPWFDQREEWTYFQGQVRGTTHIQFPRFCDVILLNILEHSAHHVDPLIPLYRLPESQNALEDAYPQTVKIIAWNPLVLWKTLSCCKLYDYEQHRWLDFAGKPTTARQYIAGSSLAPSCKDHVKIASSVVACDLVPSGVDRL, from the coding sequence ATGGACCCACATGCCAAAGCGATTCTCCATACCCTTCCGGATGATCGCCGCCAACGCAGTACCATGGTGGGTGTCGTCTTGTTTACCGTGTGTCTCTGCGCGTGGATGATTTGCGTCCTGACGGTTGCTCTGGCGCCCATTTGGCTGTCAGTTTTTGCATCAATTGTGAGTGGATTCGCCATCTCGACATTGTTTATCGTCGGCCACGATGCTTGTCATGGAAGTTTGGTTCCCTCTCGTCGCCTGAATCGAATCATTGCGACCTTAGCATTTCTACCGGCATTGCACCCCTTCTCGACATGGAAAAGAAATCACAATGGGATGCATCATGTTTGGACGAATCTCAAGCACGAAGATCCTGGTTACGCGCCGTGGTCCTTCGACGAATTCCGACGGCTGCCGCTCATCAGGCGGTTGATGGAACGCGTATATCGCACGCGGACGACGGCTGGGTTGGGGCTGTTCTATTTCGTAGAAGTCTGGTGCAAATATCAGATCTTTCCTGGGCGGGCTCACGGTCCAGCGAACCAACATGAGTTTCAACGAGATCGTTTGCTCGTCACCGTCTTTCTGATCGGGCAGTGCGCCGGAATGTACTTGATGGCGAGTGTCACCAATCGACCATCGCCGGTGTTGTTTACGATCTTTGCGATTGTGGCTCCGTATGCCGTCTTCTTTTCGTTGATGGGATTCGTCACCTTTCAACATCATACGCATCCAGAAATTCCCTGGTTCGATCAACGTGAGGAATGGACCTATTTTCAAGGCCAGGTCCGGGGAACCACGCACATTCAGTTTCCACGCTTCTGCGATGTCATTCTGTTGAACATTCTTGAACATTCTGCCCACCATGTTGACCCGTTGATTCCGCTGTACCGCCTTCCCGAAAGCCAAAACGCTTTGGAGGACGCCTATCCCCAGACCGTCAAAATCATCGCCTGGAATCCGCTCGTCCTCTGGAAGACACTCAGTTGCTGCAAGCTTTACGACTACGAACAGCATCGCTGGCTCGACTTTGCAGGAAAACCAACAACAGCAAGGCAGTACATTGCGGGCTCGTCGTTGGCGCCGTCTTGCAAGGACCACGTCAAGATCGCGAGCAGTGTTGTCGCGTGCGATCTCGTTCCGAGCGGGGTTGATCGCCTCTAA
- a CDS encoding chemotaxis protein CheB, producing the protein MTADTSSIAAPPQVDGSTIVGIGASAGGLEALELFFKSVPVASGFAFVVVQHLDPTHKAALVQLIQRSTPMPVVEIEDQMRVEKDHIYVIPPNRDLSIFSGRLHLLEPAERRGLRLPIDFFFRSLAQDQKERSVGVILSGMGSDGTLGLRAIKEMGGTVFAQAPGSAKFDSMPRSAIDAGFCDVIAAAEELGPKLVAVLRHLPGSRNSADLSVRDADRVGLDKVIVLLREQTGQDFSQYKKTTIYRRIERRMGLHQLIGINDYVRYLRNNPQEVTLLFKELLIGVTSFFRDPPMWEQLKEEILPALVAGQPQGGQIRAWTAGCSTGEEAYTLAMIFYEVLDAASPPVPLTLQIFATDLDKDAIDRARAGIFPDNIVAHVSEERLQKFFERDDRGYRIRGDIREMVIFAPQNMTMDPPFTRLDLVICRNVLIYLEPKLQKELLQLFHYCLNPRGILVLGNSETVAQCPDLFDSHAGKTRIYRRLDDLMRTSRVELPSTFGRVRTTSVATSNAPAPVTNLQTLADSLMLSSYCSPAVLTTASGDITYFGGKVGKYLEPAAGKANLSIFAMVRKRLGGALHAAFAKSVREKIPVTMSDVLLEADGREQSVKITVQPVMQPSELRELFLVLFADIDGVIRDQPGSQVEQVWAYADRIAELTEEVQQARSELQAAHEEMQTSQEELKSANEELQSTNEELQSTNEELTTSKEEMQSMNEELQTLNQELQAKVDELSEASDDMKNLLNNTEIAILFLDNNLKVRRFTNQTTRIIKLIPSDAGRSITDLVSVLDYPTMAQDVNDVLRTLCFHECQATTNDGRWFTVRIMPYRAHDNRIDGVVVTFVDISDSKKLEMTLRQTLAALQDRCSGQTIELETAKTLELLIQQAQVVLNKKLTDQSIELSVLKADLNTNKKNQP; encoded by the coding sequence GTGACTGCTGATACCTCATCGATCGCGGCTCCTCCACAAGTGGATGGTTCCACCATTGTCGGAATTGGCGCCTCGGCAGGGGGACTTGAGGCATTAGAGCTATTTTTCAAGAGCGTTCCAGTCGCCTCGGGCTTCGCGTTCGTTGTGGTTCAGCATCTTGATCCGACTCACAAGGCGGCGCTTGTCCAATTGATTCAGCGGTCCACGCCGATGCCGGTGGTCGAAATCGAGGATCAGATGCGGGTCGAAAAAGATCACATTTATGTGATCCCTCCCAATCGAGATCTGTCGATTTTCAGTGGCAGGCTGCACCTGCTTGAGCCGGCCGAGCGTCGCGGACTAAGGCTGCCAATCGACTTCTTCTTTCGTTCACTCGCCCAGGATCAAAAGGAGCGTAGTGTTGGCGTGATCCTTTCCGGTATGGGGTCGGATGGCACGCTTGGACTGCGAGCGATCAAGGAAATGGGTGGGACGGTCTTTGCACAGGCCCCCGGGTCAGCCAAGTTCGATAGCATGCCTCGCAGTGCGATTGATGCCGGGTTCTGTGACGTTATCGCTGCGGCCGAAGAACTCGGTCCGAAACTCGTCGCCGTTCTTCGGCACCTGCCTGGCTCCAGGAACTCTGCTGATCTGAGTGTCCGCGATGCGGATCGAGTGGGGTTGGATAAGGTGATCGTCTTGCTGCGCGAGCAAACGGGTCAGGACTTTTCACAGTATAAGAAAACGACGATCTATCGCCGAATCGAGCGGCGGATGGGCCTGCATCAATTGATCGGAATCAACGATTATGTCCGATACCTGCGCAATAATCCTCAAGAAGTCACCCTGCTCTTTAAAGAACTTCTAATTGGAGTCACGAGTTTCTTTCGCGATCCGCCAATGTGGGAACAACTCAAGGAGGAGATCTTGCCCGCTCTCGTGGCAGGACAACCTCAAGGAGGACAAATCCGTGCCTGGACCGCGGGATGTTCGACAGGGGAAGAGGCTTACACGCTGGCAATGATTTTTTATGAGGTTCTCGACGCCGCGAGCCCCCCTGTTCCATTGACGCTGCAAATCTTTGCAACCGATCTGGACAAAGACGCAATTGACAGGGCCCGCGCGGGGATTTTCCCGGACAATATCGTGGCGCATGTATCCGAGGAACGTCTTCAAAAGTTTTTTGAACGCGATGATCGCGGCTATCGAATCCGCGGTGATATTCGCGAAATGGTCATCTTTGCGCCACAGAACATGACGATGGACCCTCCGTTTACCAGGCTCGATCTGGTGATTTGCCGCAATGTTCTGATCTATCTTGAGCCCAAATTGCAAAAGGAGCTGCTTCAGCTCTTTCACTACTGTCTCAATCCGCGTGGAATCCTGGTCCTGGGAAATTCGGAAACGGTGGCGCAGTGTCCCGACCTGTTCGATTCCCACGCTGGAAAAACGCGAATCTATCGTCGACTTGACGATTTGATGCGCACCAGTCGCGTCGAACTTCCTTCCACGTTCGGTCGTGTTCGGACTACGTCGGTCGCGACGTCCAACGCACCCGCGCCGGTCACAAATCTACAGACGTTGGCGGACTCGTTGATGCTCAGCAGCTATTGTTCGCCCGCCGTGCTGACGACGGCATCGGGTGACATTACGTACTTTGGCGGAAAGGTGGGGAAGTATCTTGAACCCGCCGCGGGAAAGGCGAACCTCAGTATCTTTGCGATGGTACGTAAACGACTGGGAGGGGCGTTGCACGCGGCATTTGCCAAATCGGTTCGAGAGAAAATCCCCGTCACCATGAGCGACGTGCTCTTGGAAGCAGACGGCCGAGAGCAATCGGTCAAGATCACCGTTCAGCCGGTGATGCAGCCATCGGAACTCAGGGAATTGTTTTTGGTGCTCTTTGCCGACATCGATGGCGTCATCCGTGATCAACCAGGCAGTCAAGTCGAGCAAGTCTGGGCTTATGCCGATCGAATTGCCGAGCTCACGGAGGAAGTGCAGCAAGCTCGAAGCGAGTTGCAGGCCGCGCACGAGGAAATGCAGACGTCTCAGGAGGAACTGAAATCTGCGAATGAAGAACTGCAGTCGACGAATGAAGAGCTTCAAAGTACCAATGAAGAACTGACCACATCGAAAGAAGAGATGCAGTCGATGAACGAAGAACTGCAAACTCTGAATCAGGAGTTGCAGGCCAAAGTCGACGAATTGTCGGAAGCTAGCGATGACATGAAGAATTTGCTGAACAATACCGAAATTGCCATTCTGTTTTTGGATAACAATCTCAAGGTTCGGCGATTCACAAATCAAACGACGCGTATCATTAAATTGATTCCGAGTGATGCGGGCCGTTCGATTACCGATTTGGTCTCGGTTCTGGACTATCCAACGATGGCCCAGGATGTCAACGATGTGCTGCGGACTCTTTGCTTTCATGAATGTCAAGCCACGACAAACGATGGCCGCTGGTTCACGGTGCGCATCATGCCTTATCGCGCACATGACAATCGAATCGATGGAGTCGTGGTCACATTTGTCGATATCAGTGATTCGAAAAAACTCGAAATGACATTGCGTCAAACACTGGCAGCATTGCAAGATCGCTGTTCAGGACAAACAATAGAGCTTGAAACGGCCAAAACATTGGAACTGCTGATTCAACAGGCACAAGTTGTCCTCAATAAGAAGCTAACCGATCAATCGATTGAACTTTCTGTTCTTAAGGCAGACCTCAACACGAACAAAAAGAATCAACCATGA